AATTACTTATCACTTATCACGTTATGAGTGATTTTATACATACCTTTTCACACGAGACTAGATGAAACatgttttagttttagttctaAATGCTTGAGCAAACATAGTCATTAACCTTAAACCACAAAACAGCTTATTATGACTAAATGATGTCATTTCATCAAGTATTtaatatcaaaaacaaaatgacGTCGTATTGGctattcaatataaaaaaaaatgtgctAAGTTACTCACGGCATGAGGTAATTTGATACCATTTTTTCAATTCGATGATGTTTATGATGTAAATGGtcaatttcaaaaactatttttgTACTTAATTTGAAATTAGTCTCCTTTAAAATGACATAtggattaattaatttttaaagatttttaaataacaaatatttgttaaaaacaattgttcaattaaaaaattttttgagatcaatttaaatatttatttataatttataaaattatttttacttatctaaaaccaaaataattttaattctcttttagaACTTTGTGCATAATTTAAACTGTAACCAGAGAATATATTAAgataggaaaaaataaaatgtatttcTATCATGGACattatctttttctttcatttttatttttgcaaaaaaatgaaaatctgAATAACAATTTCTTTTTGGgtattttaaataacaaatttaagtATCCAATGTTGTACTAATGAGTATTCGTAGAGGCAGCAATCCATGGTGTTTTTTTGACCGTTTGTTAATTCTGATTTCTGAGGCCAAACAAATAACAACAAGAGAAACATAACTCTCTGGCCCCACACCATGTACCATTCCCAATGTACCCTTTTAACGGCTACTTCTAAGTTCTAAGTTCATCGCAATATCTCATCACCCAAACCCACCGCTATATAAATAACCTCAGCACATTGCTAAAACCAGTTGGTTGTGTACCATTATATCACGTCAATAATCAGTAAAAATCCTCAGcatattttgttgttgttttgaaACAATGGCTGGTTGTTTGAGAGCTTCCTCAGCTACTTGTATTTTGGTCCTTTTTGTTGTGTTTGGAATATCTTATGCTGCTAAGGATATCTTGGTTGGAGGCAAGGTTGATGCATGGAAGGTTCCATCTTCACCCTCTGATTCCCTCAACAAATGGGCTGAGAGGGCTAGGTTTCAAGTCGGAGACCGTCTTGgtaattctcttcttcttttttatttcaaaatctaagTTTCTTTACAAGATTATTTGTGACCAATTATAGAAATTGGtgtattataaaatttgatgatgaaaaagTATGGTAAAGTTGAGAATGAGTAATCCTTAAGTTTTTTCTTTATTCAGTGTGGaaatatgatggtgggaaagacTCTGTGTTGGAAGTGAACAAAGAGGATTATGGGAATTGCAACACATCAAATCCAATCAAGAAGTTCAATGGCGGCAACACTAGGGTGGAGCTGGACCACCCTGGACCATTCTACTTCATAAGTGGAGCAAAGGGTAGCTGTGAGCAAGGTGAGAAGCTTCATGTGGTGGTCATTACTCCAAGGGGTGCACCTGCACCTTCACAGGCACATACACATGCACCTTCTCCTGCTCCTTCACCTTCTTCAGGATTTGAAGATGATCATACACCTGCCCCTGCTGTTGCTCCTTCAAGTGGTGGTGCCAATGCTTTGGAGTCCGGCAGTCTTATGACTCTTATTGGGGTTTTTGCCATGTGGGTTTTCTAATGTGAATCAATGAATGGTTGAATTATATCCAATACAGTAGTTTAATTGAAAATCTGTCACATTGATGTgatattattagattattagtTCTGTAGGGAAGGAAttgaaagatttaatttttttcatatattattatcatgTTTGCCTTTTCAAATATCCTATAAAATATATTGATTTTTACTAAATATTGCATATTGATCATTCTTCTATTCGAAGAAATTTCTTCAAACTTGATATAACTTCATATTTTAAGGTACATATGGAGTGTAATTACTAGTTGATGTAGAAGCCAAAGCTTTGGTTGCATTCTACATAATGTTGATCGATCCATTGAATAACAattacgaaaaaaaaaatactaaaattccAAAGGCCAAGATTACAAGTTGAAGAACCTTAAAATAACTTCTGGAAAAGTTACTAGAAAAGAACATAAACATGAACATGAACATAAACATGGATGATATAGGAAACCAGTGAGATCAAAACAAAACTATACAAGCAGTTGATGGACGCAAATGGTCGCCAACTGCAAAACATAATCCACCCTGCTTATCAGTTGAAATAAACGTCTCCAGCACTGCTAAGAAAATCATCCAAAAAGTATGGGAAAGCAGCAAGGATGACACTAAATTCTCTCTCTTGAAGGCAGCTCCATTTTATTCAGTTATACTGCAAAACGAAATCAAAGTGTTAAAAAGCATATGGAAAAATTCAAAGAtgaaataagaatttaattttctcataaatCTTCAATTATTACAGTAAGCCAGTCGCAGAACTATGGGTGGGTTTGGTAAAGTTTAGCAGAGAAGTGTTGAAGTGTTTGTAGTTTTTAAAAACATACACACTTCACTTTGTGCTCGACAAATCAAAATGATAATGTCTTTATGCTTTTAGCTTTTGAAAACTCCTATAAAGATACTTTACAAAACTAACTGgggttttttaaattaaaagataatataaCCTTATATATTAACAAGTGTTCAGATTTAttcttttgttattatatttatatttatgtctaTTACAGTCATTCTAAACTTTACAAAACAAATTTTACTAAAACACAATTGTTGTAGTTTGTACTTATTTTTAAAGgctcttttatttgatttagcAAATATAACTGCTACAAAAGCCATTActtttgaaaaacagaaggtTTACCAAACCACCCTAAGTGAAATTTTTTGAGAACATAAGAATTTAACATcacaaataaatgaataattgcACATTGTATAATCAAACCTTAACACCAAGCATACACTAAACTTTCAAAGATAATAAGTTAGAAATATGATAAAGTACACCAACCTCCCTTGAATTTTAGGTAAAATTACACATAGCACCCCATGAATTATATGTTGACAATGACAAACCCAGATCTGGTGAGACTTGAGAGGTCAGTGTccattttagaaaaatataaagttacCAGATGTCAGATAAACTTAAATCTTAGAAGAGTTCTGTAAATACTTTTAGAAATAAAGAGGTATGTGTGTAATGTCCCTTAACATCAGAGGCTCAGAGGAGGTTAATGTAATTTTACCAATCACACCAAATCAACAAAGCTTAAACATTTATACATGTTATAAAGTTAGCAAGGCTAGAGTTGTCTATTGCGGGCTAGAGCAATTCTCTAACTAGAAACTTCTCCAGAATCCGCATACTTCAGTTCTGAGTCGAGATTCTTCAATTTGAGCCTAAGATGAATCTTAGTTCTGGAAATGATTAAGTCAACTGGATTGACTTGGAATCAAAGAAAGCAGTTACAAATCCTTAACTTTTTTCAGttattcaaatattttgttTGTCACAGTTATGGTTATATCAGATTCAGTATATGAACAAATGAAGTTTTGATTAACTCTTCAGTAAAGTATTCTTGGACAAATCTTGGACATGAGCTACTAAATAATGATAGTAGTAAAAAATGTTTTCAGACCAGAATAAAGTCTTAATACCCTACAGGATCATCATGCAGTTATTGTACCAAAAGACAGTTTTGGAAGACATCATCAAATTCGTAAAGTAACTTACAATACCAAATGAAACTCTTACCCAGATTCTGAAAAATAAGGGAGGCACAACGGCACAAGCAGCTCAAAATGATCATCACTCGTCATCATCTGAAATGTCAATGACTATTGGTTCCTCAGTTTTTCCATTGTTATGACCAAAAACCTCAAGTGGTTCTTTCTTCACGTGCACCTCAGCATCAACTTGAACAGGGTGTTCTTCAGAAGATGGATGCTTTCTCTTCTGACCAGCCTGCTCCTGATAGTTGCTCATCATTGGTACCTCCCCAATGCTCATGTTagccatttcttttctttgtactgcATAAAATAACCGTATTCAAAATGAAATACATCCAACCATTTGAGTAATACTCTATTCAGTTCTAGTAATTGTAAGCTTGTGTCATCAAACCCCAACTTAAGCAAATTCATTTTGAAGTATTCAATATTTTACTTTGTATTCAATTTGCcccaaattaaataattaatcccAGTGGggttaattttctaaaaaaaagttGCGATAAAATAACTCATTTTTGTGTATTCACTTGAAACTCAACATGTTATCATCATAATAGCATAAAATGTGGCTCCCACTACTCACTTCAAATTCATTACCTCACCACATCGGATCATAGGATGGACTGTGATGAGGGTGATCCCCATTTTAACTGGCCATCACACTGTATCATCCTATGATGATGAAGTGATGAGTCCCAAGTACATAAAAAATGCATGGCACAAATATGTCTCTTCTCTATAGTTGGGGACTATTATCCTAGAGGTTTACACTTTCATGCATTAAAGTTCAGAGTTATATAACTTACAATTACTTACCTGAAGTGAGGTCACGTAAGGAGTGGTCAACAGAAGGCTGCTCatccaagaaagaagaaggcGGTGGTAGAGCTTCGCAAACAAAAACCCAAATCGACTAATATTAATTCTAAAGATCAGATAACTGAAACTTGAACTCAAGAAAGAATTAAAATTGTAGAGTACCTTGACCTACATCCCCAAAGGGTTCCAGTTTGCGTTGGTAAACTTTTAACCTGTCCTGTAAGAGTCGGAGACAAAAGCAACAACATTAACGATTAACTAACATACTTTGGCCGTGGAAACCTACAAGGAAGTGTTAAGCGAGAAATGGAACTTACAAGTTCAGATTTGAGGGGATGATAATCTGGATTAGTCCCTTTGCATCTCAACTTCACTACACAgaaacaaaacaacaaaaagccCTAAGCATGTGTGTGAATTGGGAATttggaagaagaaatgaagaaaaagacgAAAGTACATGAGAAAAGGGTGGAAGTGATGTTGGCAAGGGTTAAGAGAGAGTGAGCGCGTTGAAGAGGAGGCATTTTAGAGAGGATGAAAGGGTTTGAGAGAGACAGAATATTCGGCAGCTCTGCTTCCAGATTCTCCAGGCTGGCTACCGTGCGCCTCAGTGCTTCGCTCATCTCTTTCGGTACGCCCTCACCCACACTTTCGCTTCCCCTCGCCATTTTCTGTCTCTCTCTTTCGGTTTTAGTCTCAGGAGAAGTAGAAATGTTGGTGACTCATAAGTCATAAGGAGAGAAGCACAACATTCAAGGGGAACATGGCAACATGCTTTTTCACTATTTGATTAGTGAAAATTCAGTTAACATgagtaaattatttaataatttttaattattaattttatataaaattaatcgtacttaaatttttattctattttatagtTTCGTTCATCTAATAAATAAgagtaaattatatttttttaaataaataattaaataagtcttaagaaaaaaaagaaaattttatttttatttatgataaaatttaagtttatcgATTGTATTTAACTACTCTAGCGTTCACTTCTCAATTTTCATATACTCTAAATAACAatattaaaattactaatttaaaaaagatgacaaatttaaattttaatatatttattgtgcatttatttaaataaaaaattttaaaaattttgcagataataatattaatatatgatcTAAAATATACTTTagttaaatataaaactaagataagaaactagaaaataagaataattaataattcacTAAATAAAACTATAGAAAttgaacaaaaatgaaaaaaataataaaatatattcaattcaaccaaaaaatctaaacaaaatttaataataattgaattgtttattcaaataaaaataaaaccttaaataactaaaaattttaaaataatacgaATGTTGTGATAAAaccttaaatgtatttttaagtGCATATTAATccactaatattattttttttaaactccATTATCCATTAAGTGtaacaataattttatacgACCAAATATTTTATAGATTATACTACACATTTAAGTATATTTTATTGTCATCATTAACAACACAAACATTTTGTTAATggattattttttcaatcaaattgaatggaatgcatttgttaaattgaattgaattgaatggacgcAGGTGTTCTaaatctgaattgaattgataatctctAAATTGTAGACAGAGGTAtttagaatttgattttatataatggattatgtttcatTCATTCAGTACTATaaaattgtttcaccatgagtatGTGTTCGATTCATTATACATAAAGctgtttgaatttaattttatatagtgGATTATATTTCGTTCattcagtactatacaattgtttcactaTGAATACGTGTTCGATTTATTATctgtttaaatttgattttagtggattatatttcattcattcagtactatacaattgttttacCATTAGtacgtgttcggttcattatccagaaagttgtttgaatttgattttatataatggattatattTCGTTCATTcaatactatacaattgtttcaccataaaTAGGTGTTCATTCAAAAagctatttgaatttgattttatataatggattatgtttcgttcattcaataatatacaattgtttcactaTGAGTacatgttcggttcattatgcataAAGCTGctcgaatttgaatttat
This portion of the Arachis duranensis cultivar V14167 chromosome 6, aradu.V14167.gnm2.J7QH, whole genome shotgun sequence genome encodes:
- the LOC107495656 gene encoding early nodulin-like protein 3, with amino-acid sequence MAGCLRASSATCILVLFVVFGISYAAKDILVGGKVDAWKVPSSPSDSLNKWAERARFQVGDRLVWKYDGGKDSVLEVNKEDYGNCNTSNPIKKFNGGNTRVELDHPGPFYFISGAKGSCEQGEKLHVVVITPRGAPAPSQAHTHAPSPAPSPSSGFEDDHTPAPAVAPSSGGANALESGSLMTLIGVFAMWVF
- the LOC107495643 gene encoding uncharacterized protein LOC107495643; the encoded protein is MARGSESVGEGVPKEMSEALRRTVASLENLEAELPNILSLSNPFILSKMPPLQRAHSLLTLANITSTLFSLKLRCKGTNPDYHPLKSELDRLKVYQRKLEPFGDVGQALPPPSSFLDEQPSVDHSLRDLTSVQRKEMANMSIGEVPMMSNYQEQAGQKRKHPSSEEHPVQVDAEVHVKKEPLEVFGHNNGKTEEPIVIDISDDDE